A region of Streptomyces sp. NBC_01788 DNA encodes the following proteins:
- a CDS encoding MoaD/ThiS family protein, whose product MSVTVRIPTILRTYTGGRAEVSAEGATLSDVISDLEKNHTGIAARVLDDQGKLRRFVNVYVNDDDVRFEQGLQTATPDGAGVSIIPAVAGG is encoded by the coding sequence ATGAGCGTGACCGTTCGCATCCCCACCATCCTGCGCACCTACACCGGCGGGCGGGCCGAGGTGAGCGCCGAGGGCGCGACCCTGTCCGACGTCATCTCGGACCTGGAGAAGAACCACACGGGCATCGCGGCCCGGGTCCTGGACGACCAGGGCAAGCTGCGCCGCTTCGTCAACGTGTACGTCAACGACGACGACGTCCGGTTCGAGCAGGGCCTTCAGACGGCCACCCCGGACGGCGCGGGCGTCTCGATCATCCCCGCGGTCGCCGGCGGCTGA
- a CDS encoding glucosyl-3-phosphoglycerate synthase, producing the protein MLEEVERWLATRSWSVADRPLHQILAAKQRTGQSVSVVLPALNEEATVGDIVAVIRRDLVERAPLVDEIVVVDSGSTDRTFEVAAAAGARVVRRDEILPRLPAVPGKGEVLWRSLLVTRGDVICFVDADLREFSSDFVTGIVGPLLTERDVDLVKAMYDRPFTVPGRDASASAAAGQGGRVTELMARPLLNMHWPQLAGFVQPLGGEYAARRSLLEQLPFPVGYGVELGMLVDALHLVGLDALAQVDVGVRRHRHQDGQALGRMAAAIYRTAQLRLARGHLVRPRLTQFERGENGFEPRTHPVDTEERPPMAEVAEYAARQVA; encoded by the coding sequence GTGCTGGAAGAAGTCGAGCGCTGGCTGGCCACCCGCTCCTGGTCCGTCGCCGACCGGCCGCTGCACCAGATCCTGGCGGCCAAGCAGCGCACCGGTCAGTCGGTCTCCGTGGTGCTGCCCGCGCTGAACGAGGAGGCGACGGTCGGCGACATCGTCGCGGTGATCCGCCGCGACCTGGTGGAGCGGGCGCCGCTCGTCGACGAGATCGTCGTCGTCGACTCGGGCTCCACCGACCGCACCTTCGAGGTGGCCGCCGCCGCGGGCGCCCGGGTGGTGCGCCGCGACGAGATCCTGCCGCGCCTGCCCGCGGTGCCGGGCAAGGGCGAGGTGCTGTGGCGCTCCCTGCTCGTCACCCGCGGGGACGTCATCTGCTTCGTCGACGCCGATCTGCGGGAGTTCTCCTCCGACTTCGTCACCGGCATCGTGGGCCCGCTGCTCACCGAACGCGACGTCGACTTGGTCAAGGCGATGTACGACCGCCCCTTCACCGTGCCCGGCCGGGACGCCTCCGCCTCGGCCGCCGCAGGGCAGGGCGGACGGGTCACCGAGCTGATGGCGCGCCCGCTGCTCAACATGCACTGGCCGCAGCTCGCCGGCTTCGTGCAGCCGCTCGGCGGCGAGTACGCGGCCCGCCGCTCACTCCTCGAACAGCTGCCCTTCCCGGTCGGCTACGGCGTCGAGCTGGGCATGCTGGTCGACGCGCTGCACCTGGTGGGCCTGGACGCGCTCGCGCAGGTCGACGTCGGGGTGCGCAGGCACCGGCACCAGGACGGGCAGGCGCTCGGCAGGATGGCCGCCGCGATCTACCGCACCGCCCAGCTCCGCCTGGCCCGCGGCCATCTCGTGCGCCCCCGTCTCACCCAGTTCGAGCGCGGCGAGAACGGCTTCGAGCCGCGGACGCACCCCGTGGACACCGAGGAGCGTCCGCCGATGGCCGAGGTCGCGGAGTACGCGGCCCGGCAGGTGGCCTGA
- the thrC gene encoding threonine synthase, with amino-acid sequence MAVQTVASSTDSTVDLGPAAALSCRECGHRVPLGPVFACEECFGPLEIAYDFSAYDTEELRKRIEAGPANIWRYAPLLPVPADVAGKPNLNPGWTKLVRADRLAGELGVTGGLYVKDDSGNPTHSFKDRVVAQALEAARAFGFTTLSCSSTGNLAGAVGAAAARAGLRSCVFIPHDLEQGKIVMAAIYGGELVGIEGNYDDVNRFCSELIGDPAGEGWGFVNVNLRPYYAEGSKTLAYEICEQLGWRLPDQIVVPIASGSQLTKVDKGLRELIELGLVEDKPYKIFGAQAEGCSPVSTAFKAGHEVVRPQKPNTIAKSLAIGNPADGPYVLDIARRTGGAVEDVTDEQVVDAIKLLARTEGIFAETAGGVTVGVTRKLVENGLLDPTKTTVVLNTGDGLKTLDAVAGTGLTATIRPTLDSFREAGLA; translated from the coding sequence ATGGCTGTGCAGACTGTTGCAAGCAGCACCGATTCCACCGTGGACCTCGGCCCCGCCGCGGCACTGAGCTGTCGCGAGTGCGGTCACCGCGTCCCTCTCGGCCCGGTCTTCGCCTGCGAGGAGTGTTTCGGCCCGCTGGAGATCGCCTACGACTTCTCGGCCTACGACACCGAGGAGCTGCGCAAGCGGATCGAAGCGGGCCCCGCGAACATCTGGCGCTACGCGCCGCTGCTGCCCGTTCCCGCGGACGTCGCCGGCAAGCCGAACCTGAACCCGGGCTGGACCAAGCTCGTCCGGGCCGACCGCCTCGCCGGTGAACTGGGCGTGACCGGCGGGCTGTACGTGAAGGACGACTCCGGCAACCCGACGCACTCCTTCAAGGACCGCGTGGTCGCGCAGGCGCTGGAGGCGGCCCGCGCCTTCGGCTTCACCACGCTCTCCTGCTCCTCGACCGGCAACCTGGCCGGTGCCGTCGGCGCCGCGGCCGCCCGTGCCGGACTGCGCTCCTGCGTGTTCATCCCGCACGACCTGGAGCAGGGCAAGATCGTGATGGCCGCGATCTACGGCGGCGAACTCGTCGGCATCGAGGGCAACTACGACGACGTGAACCGTTTCTGCTCCGAGCTGATCGGCGATCCGGCCGGCGAGGGCTGGGGCTTCGTCAACGTCAACCTGCGGCCGTACTACGCCGAGGGCTCCAAGACGCTGGCGTACGAGATCTGCGAGCAGCTCGGCTGGCGGCTGCCGGACCAGATCGTCGTCCCGATCGCCTCGGGCTCCCAGCTCACCAAGGTCGACAAGGGCCTGCGGGAGCTGATCGAGCTGGGGCTGGTCGAGGACAAGCCGTACAAGATCTTCGGCGCCCAGGCCGAGGGCTGCTCGCCGGTGTCCACCGCCTTCAAGGCCGGCCACGAGGTCGTGCGGCCGCAGAAGCCGAACACGATCGCCAAGTCCCTGGCCATCGGCAACCCGGCCGACGGCCCGTACGTCCTGGACATCGCGCGCCGCACCGGTGGCGCGGTGGAGGACGTGACCGACGAGCAGGTCGTCGACGCGATCAAGCTGCTGGCGCGGACCGAGGGCATCTTCGCCGAGACCGCGGGCGGTGTGACGGTCGGCGTGACGAGGAAGCTGGTCGAGAACGGCCTCCTCGACCCGACGAAGACGACCGTCGTCCTCAACACCGGCGACGGGCTGAAGACACTGGACGCGGTGGCCGGCACCGGCCTGACCGCGACGATCCGTCCGACCCTGGACTCCTTCCGAGAGGCTGGCCTGGCATGA
- a CDS encoding alpha,alpha-trehalose-phosphate synthase (UDP-forming), which yields MASTHGAEVLVASNRGPVSYQVREDGSLHSRRGGGGLVSGLSAIGPEAGAVWVCAALSDADREAAGRFEGGRRLPSEATGGQQVRMLDIDARVFSDAYNGIANSVLWFVHHMLYQTPLEPVFDAGFRRLWKSYEAYNLAFAEALAEEAAEGAAVVVQDYHLTLVPGMLRDFRPDVRIGHFSHTPWAPADYFRILPDDIAEQVLRGMLGADRLGFLTQRWADAFAGCCDALVGGLGGTRIGVHGLGADAEFLRERSHRVDVEERMAALREEIGTGPDGGPRRTIVRVDRTELSKNIVRGLHAYRELLEQHPQWRERVVHVAFAYPSRQDLAVYREYTEQVRRVAEEINARYGTPGWTPVLLHVEDDFARSLAAYRIADVALVNPIRDGMNLVAKEVPVVSDSGCALVLSREAGAYAELGEDAVVVNPYDVVGTAGALHRALNMPGPERAERTKRLAAAATALPPAQWFLDQLQELGG from the coding sequence ATGGCTTCTACGCACGGTGCCGAGGTGCTGGTCGCGTCCAATCGCGGCCCGGTTTCGTATCAGGTGCGCGAGGACGGCTCGCTCCACTCCCGGCGCGGAGGCGGAGGGCTGGTGTCCGGGCTCTCCGCGATCGGCCCGGAGGCGGGGGCGGTGTGGGTGTGCGCCGCGCTGAGCGACGCCGACCGGGAGGCGGCGGGCCGCTTCGAGGGCGGGCGCCGGCTGCCGTCGGAGGCGACCGGCGGGCAGCAGGTGCGGATGCTCGACATCGACGCGCGGGTCTTCTCCGACGCCTACAACGGCATCGCCAACTCGGTGCTGTGGTTCGTCCACCACATGCTGTACCAGACGCCGCTGGAGCCGGTCTTCGACGCCGGGTTCCGGCGCCTGTGGAAGTCCTACGAGGCCTACAACCTGGCCTTCGCCGAGGCGCTCGCGGAGGAGGCGGCCGAGGGGGCGGCCGTGGTGGTGCAGGACTACCACCTGACGCTCGTGCCGGGGATGCTGCGCGATTTCCGGCCCGATGTGCGCATCGGGCACTTCTCGCACACGCCGTGGGCGCCGGCGGACTACTTCCGGATCCTCCCCGACGACATCGCCGAGCAGGTGCTGCGCGGAATGCTGGGCGCGGACCGGCTGGGCTTCCTCACCCAGCGGTGGGCCGACGCGTTCGCCGGGTGCTGCGACGCGCTCGTCGGCGGGCTCGGGGGCACCCGGATCGGGGTGCACGGGCTGGGCGCGGACGCGGAGTTCCTGCGGGAGCGGTCGCACCGGGTCGACGTCGAGGAGCGGATGGCGGCGCTGCGCGAGGAGATCGGCACCGGACCGGACGGTGGCCCGCGCCGGACGATCGTGCGGGTGGACCGGACCGAGCTGTCCAAGAACATCGTGCGGGGGCTGCACGCGTACCGGGAGCTGCTGGAGCAGCACCCGCAGTGGCGCGAGCGGGTGGTGCACGTGGCGTTCGCCTACCCCTCGCGGCAGGACCTCGCGGTGTACCGAGAGTACACGGAGCAGGTGCGGCGGGTGGCCGAGGAGATCAACGCCCGGTACGGGACGCCCGGCTGGACCCCCGTCCTGCTGCACGTGGAGGACGACTTCGCGCGGTCGCTCGCGGCGTACCGGATCGCCGACGTGGCCCTGGTCAACCCCATCCGGGACGGGATGAACCTGGTCGCCAAGGAGGTGCCGGTCGTCTCCGACTCGGGGTGCGCGCTGGTGCTGTCGCGGGAGGCGGGGGCATACGCCGAGCTGGGCGAGGACGCGGTCGTCGTCAACCCGTACGACGTGG